GGATGAATAGAAAAACCATCTAGAAACTCCTTAAAATTAACCTCAAAATTTTATCTTTTTCTTAGTACTTTTGCACCCCAAGAAGAATAACGAATAAAGTCGTCATAATTCACAGAATATCAGCTATACTGGCTTCATTATCATAAAAAATAAAATTTACGGATGAAAAACACCGCATTAACAGAAAAACACATCGCTTTAGGCGCTAAAATGGTTCCATTTGCAGGTTACAATATGCCTGTTACTTACGAGGGTATTAATGCCGAACATGCAACTGTTCGTAATGGCGTAGGTGTTTTTGATGTAAGCCACATGGGCGAATTTATTCTTAAAGGTGAAAACGCATTAGATCTTATTCAACGTGTAACCAGTAACGATGCTGCTAAATTATATGATGGAAAAGTTCAGTACTCTTGTTTGCCAAATAAAGATGGTGGTATTGTTGATGATCTTTTGGTTTACAAAATAGATGATAAAACCTATATGTTGGTGGTAAATGCTTCAAACATCGAAAAAGATTGGGACTGGATTCAACAATTCAATTCGAAAGATGTAGAAATGCACAATATTTCTGATCAAACTTCTCTTTTGGCTATTCAAGGACCAAAAGCAGCTGATGCTTTACAAAGCTTGACTGATGTTGATTTGGCATCAATGGAATATTACACTTTCGTTAAAGGTACCTTCGCTGGCGTTGATAACGTCGTGATTTCTGCAACAGGTTATACCGGAGCTGGTGGTTTCGAGATTTATTTCGAAAACCAATATGCCGATCAGATCTGGGATGCTATCTTTAAGGCAGGAGCACCGTATAACATTCAGCCAATCGGTTTGGGCGCCCGCGATACTTTGCGTTTAGAAATGGGTTTCTGTTTATACGGAAATGATATTGATGATACTACTTCGCCTATTGAGGCCGGTTTGGGCTGGATTACTAAGTTTTCTAAATCTTTTACCAATTCAGAAGCGTTATTGGCGCAGAAAGAAGCTGGGATTCAAAAGAAATTGGTTGGTTTCGAGATGATCGATCGTGGTATTCCGCGTCATGATTATGAAATTGCTGATGCCGAAGGAAATATCATCGGTAAAGTAACATCTGGTACCCAGGCACCTTCTTTGCAAAAAGCAATAGGTATGGGCTACGTTGCTAAAGATTTCGCTAAAGAAGGAACTGAAGTTTTTATTTTAATCCGCAATACGCCAATTAAGGCTAAAGTGGTTAAGTTTCCTTTTTATAAATAGATGAAGTATTAAGTATTAAGGATCAAGTAGCGAGATGAATTTGTCTTGCTACTTGATACTAAATACGTGATACTTTAATACTCCCCATATGTCAAAAAAAATAGAAGTATGTTTAACTCCAGCCTTGATCGATTTATACGATATCGAGCAGAGTATTGTGGTGGTTATCGATATTTTAAGAGCGACATCGTCAATTACCTATGGGATAGATAATGGTGCTGAAGCAATCATCCCTGTGGCTAACGTAGAAGATTGTTTAAACTATCGTAATAGCGGATTTTTATTGGCGGCAGAAAGAAATGGAGAGGTAGTCGAAGGATACGATTTCGGCAACTCGCCATTCTCTTATACCCATGAAAAAGTAAACGGAAAAACAGTCGTTTTAACAACTACGAATGGAACCAAGGCCTTGCATTTGGCACAGAAAAGGGCCCATCAGGTTGTAATTGGATCTTTTCTGAACTTAGATTCACTTTGCAATTATTTGAAAAGCCAGGATAAAAATGTGCTTTTGCTTTGCGCTGGTTGGAAAGATCAGTTCAATTTAGAGGATACCCTTTTTGCAGGTGCGGTGGTAAATAATCTCCGCCAAAATTTCGAACATTTTGATGATTCTAGCGTGGCGGCAGAAGATTTGTATGGCTTAGCTAAGGCAGATTTGAGGAA
The nucleotide sequence above comes from Pedobacter riviphilus. Encoded proteins:
- a CDS encoding 2-phosphosulfolactate phosphatase; this translates as MSKKIEVCLTPALIDLYDIEQSIVVVIDILRATSSITYGIDNGAEAIIPVANVEDCLNYRNSGFLLAAERNGEVVEGYDFGNSPFSYTHEKVNGKTVVLTTTNGTKALHLAQKRAHQVVIGSFLNLDSLCNYLKSQDKNVLLLCAGWKDQFNLEDTLFAGAVVNNLRQNFEHFDDSSVAAEDLYGLAKADLRKYLHKSSHSHRLAQLNIEEDVVFCLQLNLCKTIPVLEGERLVALKN
- the gcvT gene encoding glycine cleavage system aminomethyltransferase GcvT; translation: MKNTALTEKHIALGAKMVPFAGYNMPVTYEGINAEHATVRNGVGVFDVSHMGEFILKGENALDLIQRVTSNDAAKLYDGKVQYSCLPNKDGGIVDDLLVYKIDDKTYMLVVNASNIEKDWDWIQQFNSKDVEMHNISDQTSLLAIQGPKAADALQSLTDVDLASMEYYTFVKGTFAGVDNVVISATGYTGAGGFEIYFENQYADQIWDAIFKAGAPYNIQPIGLGARDTLRLEMGFCLYGNDIDDTTSPIEAGLGWITKFSKSFTNSEALLAQKEAGIQKKLVGFEMIDRGIPRHDYEIADAEGNIIGKVTSGTQAPSLQKAIGMGYVAKDFAKEGTEVFILIRNTPIKAKVVKFPFYK